A window of Lodderomyces beijingensis strain CBS 14171 genome assembly, chromosome: 1 contains these coding sequences:
- a CDS encoding mitochondrial 37S ribosomal protein bS6m has protein sequence MYYELFAIARITDPLHVTKEATKIASTVGKLILNNRGVIRDITSLGARPLPKIVSREQERHFQGYNFIIGFDSSSNVQAQLLRTLRKDPRILRASMKKHDLTKSLNPGTSLEQALR, from the coding sequence ATGTACTACGAACTATTTGCTATAGCCCGTATCACGGATCCGTTGCATGTTACAAAGGAAGCCACCAAGATTGCCTCGACAGTTGgtaagttgatcttgaacaacagagGCGTCATCAGGGACATAACGAGCTTAGGCGCAAGACCACTACCCAAGATAGTCTCcagagaacaagaacggCACTTTCAAGGAtacaacttcatcatcggGTTTGATTCCTCGAGTAATGTGCAAGCGCAATTGTTGAGAACATTGCGAAAAGACCCGAGAATCCTAAGGGCCAGTATGAAGAAACacgacttgaccaagagtTTGAATCCGGGGACATCTTTGGAACAGGCCCTTAGGTGA